A genomic region of Spirochaetota bacterium contains the following coding sequences:
- a CDS encoding methyltransferase domain-containing protein — MPEEHDRPAISGPDQIIEMASAFQKSRIILTAFELDVFTVIEGGRATSGEVASLLHADERAVDRLLNALCALGFLLKEKGRFANTPLSRRYLVKGSEEYLSRIGHTLNVYRTWGTLTEAVKKGTSVTRREYDQFSLVNFIEAMHFRARKSADRLISHIDLTGIERVLDVGGGSGVYSMAFAAAKPGLRSVVFDLPKVTELTRKYVDAAGLSDRISTMDGDYNSDDFGTGYDLVFMSAIVHINSYDENAALVAKAFRSLNPGGAIVIQDHLMEDDRTAPARGALFALNMLVNTQKGDTYTEHEMRQWLEAAGCVAIQRIPTGMENDLMIGKKPQ; from the coding sequence ATGCCCGAAGAACATGATAGACCCGCCATCTCCGGCCCCGACCAGATCATAGAAATGGCATCAGCCTTCCAGAAGAGCAGGATCATTCTCACTGCCTTCGAGCTTGACGTGTTTACCGTGATCGAGGGAGGCCGCGCCACATCCGGAGAAGTGGCCTCCCTGTTGCATGCCGATGAAAGGGCCGTGGATCGTCTCCTCAACGCGCTCTGCGCCCTGGGGTTTCTCCTCAAGGAAAAGGGGCGGTTCGCAAACACCCCTCTGTCGCGGCGCTACCTGGTCAAGGGCTCGGAGGAGTACCTCTCGCGCATCGGCCATACGCTGAACGTGTACCGCACCTGGGGCACCCTGACCGAAGCCGTAAAAAAAGGGACTTCGGTCACCAGGAGGGAATATGACCAGTTTTCCCTGGTTAATTTTATCGAGGCGATGCACTTCCGCGCCAGGAAGAGCGCGGACCGCCTCATATCGCACATTGATTTGACGGGCATCGAGAGGGTCCTTGACGTGGGCGGCGGCTCCGGCGTCTATTCCATGGCCTTTGCCGCGGCAAAGCCGGGCCTGCGCTCCGTTGTGTTCGACCTGCCCAAGGTAACGGAACTTACGAGAAAGTACGTCGACGCGGCGGGTCTCTCGGACCGCATATCCACGATGGACGGCGATTACAACTCCGATGATTTCGGAACGGGATACGACCTGGTCTTCATGTCGGCCATCGTGCATATCAACTCCTATGATGAGAATGCGGCCCTTGTGGCGAAGGCCTTTCGTTCCCTGAATCCCGGCGGCGCCATCGTCATCCAGGATCACCTTATGGAGGACGACCGCACCGCGCCGGCGCGGGGTGCGCTGTTTGCCCTCAACATGCTGGTGAACACGCAGAAGGGGGACACATATACTGAACATGAAATGAGGCAGTGGCTTGAAGCGGCCGGGTGCGTCGCCATCCAGCGAATACCGACGGGCATGGAGAATGACCTGATGATCGGTAAAAAACCGCAGTGA
- a CDS encoding anti-sigma factor antagonist (This anti-anti-sigma factor, or anti-sigma factor antagonist, belongs to a family that includes characterized members SpoIIAA, RsbV, RsfA, and RsfB.), producing MILRTKNIGNATVVNLHGRLDLFEAEQVEKDLFEIAESTRDNHMIIVLEGLDYLSSSGLRIFISLRRFLNLSGRRLLLCNKNNNAVNIFLKIINIKDMLTLYKTEEEAILQCGGGKKTRADKIA from the coding sequence ATGATACTGAGAACAAAAAACATCGGCAACGCCACGGTAGTCAACCTTCATGGGCGGCTTGATCTTTTCGAAGCCGAACAAGTGGAGAAAGACCTCTTCGAAATCGCTGAATCGACCAGGGATAACCACATGATCATCGTTCTGGAAGGGCTTGATTACCTGAGCAGCTCTGGATTGCGCATATTCATATCATTGAGGCGTTTCCTCAATCTCAGCGGCCGCCGGCTTCTTCTGTGCAATAAAAACAACAATGCGGTGAACATATTCCTGAAGATAATAAACATCAAGGACATGCTGACGTTATACAAGACGGAAGAAGAAGCCATCCTTCAGTGCGGCGGAGGGAAAAAAACGCGGGCTGATAAAATCGCATGA
- a CDS encoding rhomboid family intramembrane serine protease has translation MNHPFVTYAIIACTVIVSVIGFGNRTLFDKNLFSVRAIIADREIYRLVTSQFFHANWAHLLINMISLYSFGNLVERYFGHGLVAALYAAGALGGDLLALAIKRKNMHYTAIGASGAVCAVIFSSIFLLPGGSIYILPVPVPLPSWVYAVLFMVISLYGIGRGGSLIGHDAHIGGALAGILGAYLYSPSVVLQNYVLLITLTVPVIVLLVYYIRRA, from the coding sequence ATGAACCATCCATTTGTCACATACGCCATCATTGCCTGTACCGTCATCGTGTCGGTTATCGGCTTCGGGAACAGGACCCTCTTCGACAAGAACCTTTTTTCAGTGCGTGCAATTATCGCCGATAGGGAGATATACCGACTTGTCACCTCGCAATTCTTTCATGCGAACTGGGCCCATCTACTCATTAATATGATATCCTTATATTCATTCGGGAATTTGGTGGAGCGGTATTTCGGCCATGGTCTTGTCGCGGCATTGTACGCTGCCGGCGCCCTGGGAGGCGATCTCCTTGCCCTGGCCATTAAAAGGAAAAACATGCATTATACGGCCATAGGCGCCTCGGGCGCCGTGTGCGCAGTCATTTTTTCGTCAATTTTTCTTCTCCCCGGCGGGAGTATCTACATCCTCCCGGTGCCGGTGCCCCTTCCTTCCTGGGTTTACGCTGTGCTGTTCATGGTAATATCGCTGTACGGCATCGGAAGGGGCGGATCGCTCATTGGACATGACGCCCACATCGGCGGGGCCCTGGCAGGTATCCTCGGGGCGTATCTGTACAGCCCTTCGGTGGTGTTGCAGAATTATGTTCTCCTGATCACCCTGACGGTGCCGGTCATTGTGCTGCTCGTGTACTATATCAGGAGAGCCTGA
- a CDS encoding DUF4349 domain-containing protein, with product MVISTLVFFPSLSCKKAESPQEPGAPPAASEEKSAATGLPATVADKEADEQKRGAAPGKKDEGREGIIGHFLEPMEFAKERLLEYRIDLTYESGDLQKSRHELLAIVAKYGFIKDANTSLQDQPPEVISDVVVKSDKIYEALRDLDRVGTLVSERINVTDHTEEMVLQERTVKREQLRVARKNTAAGQVAPAVKSWSEIDSSLTQSEDKLDAAEHGKWKIRDKVAWAWIHVNLKGPDRINVPNYFNAVVGMINFLLKLLWVVIYLIPFAAVAALIIWKRQAIAGVFRRKKKDA from the coding sequence ATGGTAATCAGCACACTGGTCTTTTTCCCATCATTATCATGTAAAAAAGCTGAATCGCCCCAGGAGCCCGGAGCGCCGCCGGCGGCCTCCGAGGAGAAGAGCGCCGCCACGGGACTGCCCGCGACCGTGGCCGATAAAGAAGCTGACGAACAGAAGCGCGGAGCCGCGCCCGGAAAAAAGGATGAGGGCAGGGAAGGCATCATCGGGCATTTTCTCGAACCGATGGAGTTCGCCAAAGAGCGACTCCTGGAGTACCGGATAGACCTCACCTATGAGAGCGGCGATCTGCAGAAGTCCCGCCATGAGCTGCTGGCCATTGTGGCGAAGTACGGCTTCATCAAGGACGCGAATACGTCCCTTCAGGATCAGCCCCCGGAAGTCATTTCCGATGTGGTCGTAAAATCGGATAAAATCTATGAGGCCCTTCGGGACCTTGACCGGGTGGGGACCCTCGTATCAGAACGGATCAATGTGACCGACCATACGGAGGAGATGGTTCTTCAAGAGAGGACCGTGAAACGGGAACAGCTCAGGGTGGCTCGGAAGAACACGGCTGCCGGGCAGGTGGCGCCGGCGGTTAAAAGCTGGAGCGAGATCGACAGCTCCCTCACCCAGAGCGAGGACAAGCTGGACGCTGCGGAACACGGGAAATGGAAGATCCGCGACAAGGTCGCCTGGGCGTGGATCCATGTGAACCTCAAGGGGCCTGACCGGATCAATGTGCCGAATTATTTCAATGCCGTCGTCGGTATGATAAATTTCCTGCTCAAACTTCTCTGGGTTGTCATTTACCTCATCCCCTTTGCGGCCGTTGCGGCTTTGATCATCTGGAAGCGACAGGCCATTGCGGGTGTATTCAGGAGAAAGAAGAAAGACGCATAG